In the Drosophila teissieri strain GT53w chromosome 3R, Prin_Dtei_1.1, whole genome shotgun sequence genome, AGTCACAAACAATCAAATTTCATGAAAACTCAAAAACtgaattggaaaaaataaacaaaaatgataaGCGAAAAGTGAATGAAATATACAAACAATATACACAACTAAagaacaaatgaaaattcgtGTTTTTTCAAAGTCTCCAAATAgtcttattattataattttttgttattaacgCATTAAAGgttatacaatttaattttgatctCAAAACCGAAGACCAAGACAAAACCAGACAATGTGCAGCACGAAGACGCAAAAACTGTTTGCGAAATtccaaaatgtcaaaattaaatcaataaaaatacacTTAAATTGCAAATGGTTCCTCGTTAGtgtaaagaaatgaaaactagTTGTAAAAGTGCTAGAAACAAACTGTGCAGCTACTTATCTGATAAATCCTACAcagtacatatttttatatgtttgcTCCTCAGCTCTCTCATCCAATTTTGTACATAAAGTTCTCCGATATAAGCTTTTACAGCCTatagccacacacacatatattttttataaatatctaatttttaaatagtcgtttttagtaatttatatttttattgcatataaaaagccgaaaaaggaaacaaaaaaattagaCAAACACTCGAGagaaaattgtaaaaagttAATACgaccttaaaaaaaaaatatttataccagaagaaacaaaaatgaaaaacccaTAAGAATAGTAGTTACTTGCATACAATTGTAATTTAGTGTTGTACTTACGATTTagtataaacaattttatgaaattttttagtaatataaaaaaatgaattaaacaaaaaaccaagcaagcaaaaagccacaaaaaaaaccgacaaaaaaaagtgcaaaggaaaaatatgaaaaaaaaaataaaaaatttttatgaatgaattctaaatacaaatgtttttaattgcatggGAAATGGGTTTTGCAGGGATATTCTCTAAAGATCGTTTATTTTATCGAAATTcgtatcattatcattatctgATAATTGATCGCACAATTCTTCCCCAAACAAAAGTAGATTAGGCATCAATGCAGGCAAGTGCCACAGAACAGACAAACAATAATCAGCCAAGAAAGAAAGCCAAGTATAAGTATTTACGGCTGTTGCACCGCGGAGAAAAGGTCTATGCGGAATATGTAAATCCAGAAAGCACCAAAGTGGGTTTCTCAGCTGTCTCTACTGTCTTTTCACGGAAGGCTGTTAACATAGAAGTACAGTGGTGAGTATAAGCCTAAAATaggaaaattacatttaaaatcaaGGCATCAGTTTTAAGTCTTCTTTCATAATTTGAAATAACATATTTCCAAACTAAGAAAAGGTATTTAAAAGGgaattaaaaagcaataacttggtatttcaaatataaatttacaagtaTTTTCACAACTAGTAGTCATCAAATTAATAGGCTGTTCTTaaaattcttgtttttctttggcttgCAGTGCTAGATTTCTAAACGAACTTCCCATTTAATGTCTTATTATCCGAACCCCAATCAGCAATCAGCATATGTGCGACATAGTAACTAGGAAATAATGCGCATAAAATGACACCACTGTGCTGCATCCAATAGAAATTACAACATCTCACACTCCGTACTCAACGCGCGCTGCGTGGCGAGTCAAGCTGCAGAACATTAACAATAAATTCTCGCATGCCATTGTGAAATTCTCacaataatcataaataatacTTTATTTCTACTTTTTAAACGGCCTACAGCCCGGTCGAGAGGCTGTTAATGAAGTTGCCTGCCCGCCTAGTGCGTATCTGTCTGATTTACTAACTGAGCGGCGGTACTAAAGGAGAAATAAGCGACGAGACGGCGTCCAGGTCGGCACTCCGTCGCTGAAGCTGCCTAATTAAGCAGCTCTGCACTGTGagaaaatgcgaaatgtgtAGAAGAGACTGCCGTGATGCTGGACCTAATCAGGACATGTGTGTTCCCTTACTACTCAGCGTTGTATTAGAACTCAATTCAAGAGGAAGATCCATTTTGTTTAAGATAATCCATTTCatttaagataaataaaacatcCTCCAATAAGACGCGTTTTAATGAAAGTGCAAGGTCGGCTAAGTGAAAAGCTTCCCAGCCATTAGAAACAATTGTTCAGCCTAGTGTAAGCTTTGCATTCAAACTGGCGAGTCATTAAGCCAGCAGGGGGGGGAAATGGAGCCCACGGTGGGCAATGGTGCAATGGCGTATCGCTTTCCAGAAAGACAATTGCGGCAAAGATGCATCGGACCGATGATCTCGAAAGGTTAGACCATTAAAATGCactaaaacaatattttgttaGGTCGTCGCACACACTTGGGCCCCAAACAGACCATCGTCGATGATCGTccactttgtttgtttatcaaGTTGGTTTACTCTAGATTTTGTCATTTCATCTTGGCCCGTGTGGAGATGCCCATAAGTGGGGATCTTCCctcgctctttttttttttggcacctAATTGTGTTTACGTTAGCCCCTTGCTCCACACCAAATTAACCCATTGAGGAGgcatttcaattatgtttggATACACACAAGCACTGAGAACACTCGTTGACAGTAATATTGCCTTAAAAAGCCCGTAGAGAAGGAAGAAATATAAAAGACAAAATGAAGTGTCCCAGACGTTTATGCCTTTGTCTGAGCGCGTTGAAAACTGTTTGGCTCAATTCtcataaaacgaaatataaCCAAAGTAAGAAAAAAGATCAACAACTTAGTGTTCTTGTTCTCATTCTTGTTGGCTTGTCTCCGTCTCTGTCACTCCGGTTAGAAAATgttctttttagttttttattttagtttttatttttttctgtttctgtgttgTCAGTTTTTTCGAATCCATCGTGCATTCATTGTCTTGCACTAATCGCCATAAAAGATCTCGCTTTTCATCTCTTCTCGTGACGCTGCGTTGTTGATCTTGAAAATCTGCTGTAAAAAAGAAGCCAAAGCAACAGCACACAAATCTCCGCTCCGATTCGAAATCCAAAATAGTAAGCCGAGGTTGCTCGAGGATTTGAATGGTCTTGGCCGTCTCATGATCGGAAATTGTAGCTTTGTACTTGCTCGACGAAGGCTTTTATTCGGggatatataccatatatcgTGCAGTGCGAGAAAATGCAAGCTGAAAGGTTACGAAATGCAAGtagtacaaatattttcaaacatttttaaaaacggTAAATTTATTAACCATGACTAAGTCATTTGTCTATTGAGAGGGAAAATAAGAATGGTCTTAAAATTAGCGTGCCtttcataataattaataaattaaataaagaaagatTTATCCTCTTCTAGATTTATCAGACGTTTAAAATCGCTTAATTTCCCCTTGATATCTTCCAGTGCATCCTACTCTTATTTCAATATCTTTCCATGCAGATTCCCAGCCCCTCACATATATAAGTGATCCATAATTTAATGAGCTTCATTCATCCATTCATTCATGCAGCGAGACTGAGTGAGAACTAGAGAAACAAAACTCCTTTTTTTGGCAAGGgttcaaaacaaaataataaaaaataagagcGAGGGAAAGACGAAGCCGGaggaaaaaatggaaaaaaaggagaaaaaggGTCATCTTATCATAAATAAACTGAcataaaatcaagaatcaaATTCAAAAGCGAAGACAAGAAATCCGTGGCAACCACTGTACATTGAAGGGAATTAcacaataaatgaaatgcagGCAAGCCACAAAGATCGGAGCTTCCAGTCTGGAGTTTGAGTCTTTGGGACTCGGAAACCGGAGGAAGGGGCCATGAACTGACAATGATTCACTATGGAATTTTATGAGCTGAGAACATTTTGAGGCAAGGCAACTGGAGAAGCTCAGTAGATATAGGCTTTATCTAGTTTGTGGACTATGCAAATGAGATCGATAAAGTATTTAAGATGCAACCGATCGATAGAAAAGTGGCTGCTCAGCTGCAGCTAATAGAGTGTGAAGCTACTGAGGGGTTATGCCCGGGTATGCAGCTTAATCTGGCCGTAGATCAAAGTCTTCGTTCAGGTAGCGCCCTAACAATCCCGGCCAATAAATTTCCACTaaacggacagcggacaaaACGTTGGACTTCATTTCCAAAcagtttaaaatttattttcaccaaaaagcaaaaagcaaagcaaacatcAAGGCAATCCCAAAAGAACAAGCCAGCGATAAGAAGGAATCACCAACTTGGAACGTTGCGCTTGCTTGTCGCTGCATAATTTGTCGACTTGTAGATACATTTGTAACTCTGTATCTGCTGCTCGAATTCGTTTGAATTTCAGCTTTTGGTAGCGCCAAGGGGCCACATCGTGTGTGTCTCTCGGTTTGGGctttactttttattaatgATGTGGGAAATTCTGTTCGGCGCTGAGAGCTGAACGTTGATTTCTGGGTCTgcattaaatttcattaattatgaGAAATCATTTCATTAATATCGGTTTCGtcgttgtttccttttgctGATGTGAACGGCGCTTTTCTCCGGTAATTATCGTCTCATTGGAATCAATTAAAGtagaaatgttaaaaaaaaacataacgaAACCACCAAACAAAGCTGAAAGCCCCAAATATATTGACATACACAATTAGACTCGGCCGACACACTCATCTCCATCATAATTAACATCTTGTTGGGATGCTGATAGCGATGGAACCCGCTCAGATGATGATACATAAACAAGAGGCGATGCAATCTGAGATCTCTGGAGTGCAAATAATTAGGCAGCGCTTAGAACGCAGACTCAACAGAATTCTCACCATTCAATTAGTATGCATTTCCATTATTTATCTGTCGGCCAAGACATTCTGGCCGGGCTTTCTTTATTCCCCAGCTCATTTTGCCTTTGTATCTGTTGGGCGCATTCTCAGCCATGTTTTTGTAGGTTTTACGAGCGCTTTTTACAACTGAAAGAGCCGAGTTGAGTTGGTATTTCCACAAACTATTGTAATACATCAATATGATTATGAGGCCTGCAGCCGCAGTCGAGGTGCCTTCACATCTTTTATACATTTGTGGCATGTGTTGATTTATTTGGGATTCGTTTCTGTTCTCCCTTTTGCCTTTCTGTTTgtcaaaggcaaacaaaccgaaaaccgTTCCGTTGTGTGATCACTGATCATTCTGGCCAAGTGCGAGAGATTCAATCGCTGCTTAGTTTCAGAGTTCCTAAAAGAGTGTTAACTTATGTATGTTTTGGTCTCTTCACTTTAACCATAATTCTTCaatatttgatttcaaatCTCGCCTTCCATCAGTCActgttttgtttacttaaaCCAACAGTCTGCCACGATTTTGTcgatttttttgtgtgtgtcagATTTAAGTAGTTATAAAAACGCAAGTTTTACTCATTTTAGGTAAGAATTTAATGGCTCTCAGTGCATATAGAACATGTTTTCGGGCATTCCTTCCCATAGGCAATTTTGTGGAGTATGGTGGACAATTAGacgattttgttatttaagtatagaaagctaataaaaatgtttagctAAGCTGATTTATaatgtattttataatattacaatttatttttagtggATGTGGTCGAAAAGTGCAAGCATCtttcaaaagtatgcaacTTCTTCCGAGAACTCGACATTCATTAGGACAGACAGGCGACTCGACAAGTGAATCTGATGCTATATATTTATGCTATATAGGGTCGGAATCGCTTCTTCCAcctgttgcctacttttcaaCGATTTAGTATACTCTTTTGGGGTACAAGTAACAGGTATAAGTTTTGATGAACCATTTACCAATTATTAGAATAATCTGCATTTAAAGGATACTTTGGCGGTAATATTATAGGCAGTGAGGTACGACAATAACTTTAACCGACCCAGTTCTTTTTCTTACGATAATTCTGAGAACTCTACATCATACATGGAGAATGGCGCATTTGTAAGTGGATTCCTTATGCTCTGTTCCCATTCGATTTAGAACTAGTCGGCACTTTCCATCGCTCTAATTGCCTTTCCCACACCCAAGCTACGTTTCCCAGTACCACGCCAACGtgccacatttccacattcaCAAAGGAACCCGAGCACAAAAAATTTGAGCCCCAATTGACAAAATCACGATTCATCGAACAACGGCGACGACAACTTAACTCTACACACATTCGCAGCTCGAAGCCAAAGACTCCTCCTGCAATCCGCCGAATCCCAAAGAAATCCGCGAAGAAAAGAAGGGCAAGGAGTGGACGGGCCAGAAATGTTTGGCAATTGGAAGTTGGCGGCAACTTTTAGGCCTTTGGGGCGTCTGCGTTGGCTGATGGAAGGAAGCTGGAACGGCTACCTAGGGTTGCATTGTCAGCTAAGCGATCTTTAATAGGACTGCACTCAGAACATTTTCAGAAATGGTTAGTTGGAATTGTTTATATCAGTGGTATAAATTGCTTATTATATTAATCTAAACACAATATTACGCTTTAACATTCCTCTTTTGAAActgaattttataaataataacttaTCCAATAACTTATCCAATAACTTATCCCCAATAACTTATCCATTAAGTTTTAAGTCTCCCGATTAGCTTCCTCGAATTTGCTTAAGCGCAATTACTGTGGGCGTGTAGGTCCCATTGAAAGTTAAAATTATaggatattattattaatcatttattattaagcGATTTTTATGTATAAAGATTAGTAAAAAAAGATTGCGTGTATTGCGGAACACCATAGAGTCCAAGGCTTTCTCTTTTTCATCAAGACTTCTGAGGCATAGGTATTGTTTTAAGTGTATTTATCCTCTTCCCGCTTGTGCACTCGCTCTCTCCTGGCTGTTCCCCATTTATCTGACAACTTTGAATGCGGACAAAGAACCCGAAAGAGCCACAATTACGGTACTCGGCGTCATCGGCTGTTGCAGCTTTGTTCTGGCTTTTTGTTGGCTGTTTTGTTGCAAAAATGTCCAAACATTGTCGGAAATTTGttaactttaatttctatTGCCAGGCGGACAGGGCAAACTGGTCGAAAACGGTACCAGCGCCCGAAAGTTGCGGGTGTTGGCTGCATTTTCCCATTGTCGGCCTGTCGAAATTATGACAATCCTGGCAATGGAATTAAACCGTTCCCCACGGCTGCCAATTTTCGAATTGTCGTAAATTTGTTCCTTCATTTGCCGGATGGCAAGGGGTATTGCTTGGGCAGGTCTGCCTTTCAGTGCCataaaacttgatttattctCATCTCATTAACATTGGCCGGATTCTTTACAACTCTCTTATGACAATGATAAGACCAAGAACTTACCATAAACGGAAGCGCGGTGCTGAAACTGAAGTCTGGCATTTAAGTGGCATTTCTGAAATATTCAAACAAATATTGTAGCAGAAGCTATTTCGTTTTTGTGGCCGGCAGAACAGCAGCGCTTTCTCAGGCATCGAAAACTAGTTGTGCGGATCGGATCACACACAAATCAATTTAACGATGCACTAGCCCAGTTCCAGTTTGAGTTCGCGTCCGACTGGGACTTTTCATTCAGTTGGATCGCAATCCTATGGAGCGGCAAAATGGAGGGGAATCGAGCAAAGTTGACGACTTGTCGTCGGCATTGCAGCGACGACTTGGACTTCCTGTTGTCGCGTCATTATTGTCCATCATCATTTCCATTCGTAATGAGGCTAAGGCTACTAAAACCCAGTTGATCTTTAGTTCATTTAGATGCCGCCACAGAATCAAGGCAACAACTGATGGCGGGGGATGCTCCAGCTACTGCCACTCCAGCTAACCACTCGTTTCACGACTCCTTCGATCAGCTGTAGATCACTTAACTGCCAGTGACAATTCCCCGCACTGCGAGGGGATAGATACGTAATCTGGGAGAATGAGCCCCATCCCGTCCTGAAAACCGGCCATAATATATGCGACCCTCTGGCCAGATCGGGATCCACTGCCAGCGGGCTGGGCCATGTGTACAACATTTACTATGT is a window encoding:
- the LOC122622411 gene encoding LOW QUALITY PROTEIN: uncharacterized protein LOC122622411 (The sequence of the model RefSeq protein was modified relative to this genomic sequence to represent the inferred CDS: inserted 1 base in 1 codon), which encodes MFGNWKLAATFRPLGRLRWLMEGSWNGYLGXALSAKRSLIGLHSEHFQKWCNKEADQSCKLPVKWKIDG